Within Paenibacillus sabinae T27, the genomic segment AAGTCTACCGAATACATCAGACTTTTTGCGGAATGATGCCCCCCTAGCTTTTCTTTTACCCGTTGATTGATGATCTGGTAATAGAGCAATGATGATTCCCAACTCATTCCACCGATAAGACCTATTGTTTTCATAAGTAAACTCCTTAACTGCTAGTTTTACCCTATCTTCGCACAAACAGTTATGGATTTCACGCTGGCGGGGATCATGATTTCCCATCTGCCAAGAGTTGACTGCTGCATTCATCCGTGTTAATTTGTATATGCAAATGAAAAAAGGGACTGAAGAATGTGAATGAAGAAGAACAAGTATTAATGCATTGTCTATATTTCACAGCCAGCCGTTTTGCCCGGAACATCACTAAATTGGCGGAACGCACGTTTGATTTCGGCAATCTGGCTCCTTCTTATTTTTACATGATCATGATCGTTAAATTTCATCCGGGAATCACGCAGAAAGAGCTGTGCCACAAGCTGTCGATCGCTCCTTCCACGAGTACGAGGTTTATCGACAAGCTCGAAGGCTTAAAGCTGGTAATCAGAAAAATAGACGGCAAACAGACCTTCATCTCTTTAACCGAAGAGGGAGAGCACGTGTACCTTAAGTTTCG encodes:
- a CDS encoding MarR family winged helix-turn-helix transcriptional regulator, producing MNEEEQVLMHCLYFTASRFARNITKLAERTFDFGNLAPSYFYMIMIVKFHPGITQKELCHKLSIAPSTSTRFIDKLEGLKLVIRKIDGKQTFISLTEEGEHVYLKFRSSLKDLFEGYSQILGREFSLDLSKMLHEASNKLEDES